In a single window of the Actinomycetota bacterium genome:
- a CDS encoding tyrosine phenol-lyase: MAGRVHSWAEPYKIKMVEPLRMTTRAERAGALDAAGWNTFLLRSADVYIDLLTDSGTNAMSQQQWAALMLGDEAYAGSESFYRFEQAVQEVYGYPFVVPTHQGRGAEHIVSQVLIEPGDVVPGNMYFTTTRLHQELAGATFVDVIVDEAHDPTGTQPFKGDVDLDKLQRVVDTYGVERIPYVSLAVTVNMAGGQPVSMANVKALYALCQRLGIPLYCDITRIAENAWFVQRREPGYENVAIADIVREICDHTDGAWMSAKKDALVNIGGFLAVRSADVFEEARNLCVVFEGLHTYGGLAGRDMEAIAVGIRESLHQEHLDARIGQVHYLGDHLHREGVPIVLPIGGHAVFVDAARFLEHLPQDEFPAQRLAGEFYLEAGVRTMERGIVSAGRDPETGEHRRPRLELVRIALPRRVYTQAHMDVTAEAVLEVWDRRSAVTGLEMTFEPKYLRFFQARFRPLGEG, translated from the coding sequence ATGGCCGGTCGGGTGCACTCGTGGGCTGAGCCCTACAAGATCAAGATGGTCGAGCCGCTGCGCATGACGACCCGCGCGGAGCGGGCCGGGGCGCTCGATGCCGCCGGCTGGAACACCTTCTTGCTGCGCAGCGCCGACGTGTACATCGACCTGCTCACCGACAGCGGCACGAATGCGATGTCGCAGCAGCAATGGGCCGCCTTGATGCTCGGCGACGAGGCCTACGCCGGGAGCGAGAGCTTCTACCGCTTCGAACAGGCCGTGCAGGAGGTGTACGGGTACCCGTTCGTGGTGCCCACCCACCAGGGTCGAGGCGCCGAGCACATCGTCAGCCAGGTGCTGATCGAGCCCGGCGACGTCGTCCCCGGCAACATGTACTTCACCACCACCCGCCTGCACCAAGAGCTCGCCGGAGCCACGTTCGTAGACGTCATCGTCGACGAGGCGCACGACCCGACGGGTACGCAACCGTTCAAGGGCGACGTCGACCTCGACAAGCTGCAGCGGGTCGTCGACACCTACGGCGTGGAGCGCATTCCGTACGTGAGCCTCGCGGTGACGGTCAACATGGCCGGTGGCCAGCCGGTGAGCATGGCGAACGTGAAGGCGCTGTACGCGCTGTGCCAGCGCCTAGGGATCCCCTTGTACTGCGACATCACCCGGATCGCCGAGAACGCATGGTTCGTCCAGCGCCGTGAGCCGGGGTACGAGAACGTGGCGATCGCCGACATCGTGCGCGAGATCTGCGACCACACCGACGGGGCGTGGATGAGCGCGAAGAAGGACGCTCTCGTCAACATCGGCGGGTTCCTCGCCGTGCGCTCAGCAGACGTGTTCGAGGAGGCGAGGAACCTGTGCGTGGTGTTCGAGGGACTGCACACCTACGGCGGCCTTGCCGGGCGTGACATGGAGGCGATCGCGGTCGGCATCCGCGAGTCGTTGCACCAGGAGCACCTCGACGCGCGCATCGGCCAGGTGCACTACCTCGGCGACCACCTCCACCGCGAGGGGGTGCCGATCGTCTTGCCGATCGGTGGCCACGCGGTGTTCGTCGACGCGGCGCGGTTCTTGGAGCACCTCCCCCAGGACGAGTTCCCCGCCCAGCGCCTCGCCGGCGAGTTCTATCTCGAGGCGGGGGTGCGCACGATGGAGCGTGGAATCGTGTCGGCCGGGCGCGACCCGGAGACCGGCGAGCACCGCCGGCCGCGCCTCGAGCTCGTGCGCATCGCACTGCCCCGGCGCGTCTACACCCAGGCGCACATGGACGTCACCGCCGAGGCCGTGCTCGAGGTGTGGGACCGGCGGTCGGCCGTGACCGGGTTGGAGATGACGTTCGAGCCGAAGTACCTGCGGTTCTTCCAGGCTCGCTTCCGCCCGCTCGGTGAAGGTTGA
- a CDS encoding PPOX class F420-dependent oxidoreductase yields MTVLRSLPAPAQALLGSNALAHVITRGPDGTPQVSVVWCGVRGDRIMFCSESATAKIRNLRRDPRVVLSVEDEALNAAGNQQHLVIHGRAEVVGPATRDLCDELCRVYVGAADHPLNLSRSPSAVTVAVEVDRIGGNGPWV; encoded by the coding sequence GTGACGGTACTGCGCTCGCTCCCCGCCCCCGCCCAGGCTCTGCTGGGCTCCAACGCTCTCGCCCACGTGATCACCCGCGGCCCCGACGGCACCCCCCAGGTGTCGGTCGTGTGGTGCGGCGTGCGCGGCGACCGGATCATGTTCTGCTCCGAGTCCGCGACGGCGAAGATCCGCAACCTGCGACGTGACCCCCGTGTCGTGCTGTCGGTCGAGGACGAGGCGTTGAACGCCGCGGGCAACCAGCAACACCTGGTCATCCACGGGCGTGCCGAGGTGGTCGGGCCGGCCACGCGCGACCTGTGCGACGAGCTGTGCCGGGTGTACGTGGGCGCCGCCGACCATCCGCTGAACCTGAGCCGCTCCCCGAGCGCGGTGACCGTGGCGGTCGAGGTGGACCGCATCGGGGGCAACGGGCCCTGGGTCTAA
- a CDS encoding AAA family ATPase, with protein sequence MDIAELHEGTIVRGTAVDANESAERARQRRLWRLVVAGGLPVAWIWYRELSGNPVRPGIPRWLTEDPTLWLPVGLLLILAALILVPFLGAGQSPHVLLRPSDSNVGLADVVGAAATRREAVDTLNLFLNHRTFAEELGGTPRRGVLFEGPPGTGKTYLAKAMAAEAGVPFLFVSASAFQSMYYGQTNRKIRTFFKSLRSAARAEGGAIGFIEEFDAIGGARSGMNSGSMREGIVGVVNELLVQMQSFDMPTTGERWRGRVIDTANALLPRHRALPRPSPHTANILVIAATNRADDLDPALLRPGRFDRVIHFGLPPRADRIEIADYYLARKAHDADVTGAQIADLTPGYTPVRIERLLDEALIVALRHGRRAMQYGDLVQAKLSTEVGLAHDVGYHPDERRRIAVHEAGHALAAALSGRDIKVASILRRSDALGLVAHGDAEERHLRTPSEAHDLIAIALAGRAAEAQELGEASSGISSDLALATTIACQLVGQLGGGDSLLSLDAAAMPAAGNLVAKVVADERCRSQVEALLGRGADRAGCVVLEHRAALMAIADALEERDELSGAEVLAIVAEHAGDQAAGVAARPMGS encoded by the coding sequence ATGGACATCGCCGAACTGCACGAGGGGACGATCGTGCGCGGAACTGCGGTCGACGCGAACGAGAGCGCCGAGCGCGCCCGCCAGCGCCGACTGTGGAGGCTGGTCGTGGCCGGCGGCCTGCCGGTGGCCTGGATCTGGTATCGCGAGCTGAGCGGCAACCCCGTACGTCCCGGGATACCCCGCTGGCTCACCGAGGACCCCACCTTGTGGCTACCGGTCGGGTTGCTCTTGATCCTCGCGGCGCTGATCCTCGTGCCGTTCCTCGGTGCGGGACAGTCGCCGCACGTGCTGCTGCGGCCGTCGGACTCCAACGTCGGTCTCGCCGACGTCGTCGGCGCGGCCGCAACGCGGCGCGAGGCGGTCGACACCCTCAACCTGTTCTTGAACCACCGCACGTTCGCCGAGGAGCTCGGCGGCACGCCCCGACGGGGGGTGTTGTTCGAAGGCCCGCCCGGCACCGGCAAGACGTATCTCGCGAAGGCGATGGCTGCCGAGGCGGGTGTGCCGTTCCTGTTCGTATCGGCGAGCGCGTTCCAGTCGATGTACTACGGCCAGACCAACAGGAAGATCCGCACGTTCTTCAAGTCGCTGCGTTCCGCCGCACGCGCAGAAGGAGGGGCGATCGGGTTCATCGAGGAGTTCGACGCGATCGGCGGGGCGCGCAGCGGGATGAACAGCGGCTCGATGCGTGAGGGCATCGTCGGCGTCGTCAACGAGCTGCTCGTGCAGATGCAGAGCTTCGACATGCCGACGACCGGGGAGCGCTGGCGGGGCCGGGTCATCGACACCGCGAACGCACTGCTCCCCCGGCATCGCGCACTGCCGCGGCCGAGCCCGCATACGGCGAACATCTTGGTGATCGCGGCCACGAACCGCGCCGACGACCTCGACCCGGCACTCCTGCGCCCTGGCCGCTTCGACCGGGTGATCCACTTCGGCCTTCCCCCGCGTGCCGACCGGATCGAGATTGCGGACTACTACCTGGCGCGCAAGGCGCACGACGCCGACGTGACCGGCGCGCAGATCGCCGACCTCACCCCCGGCTACACCCCGGTCAGGATCGAGCGCCTGCTCGACGAGGCTCTGATCGTCGCCCTGCGCCACGGCCGGAGGGCGATGCAGTACGGCGACCTCGTGCAGGCCAAGCTCTCGACCGAGGTCGGCCTTGCCCACGACGTGGGCTATCACCCCGACGAGCGGCGCCGGATCGCCGTGCACGAAGCCGGCCATGCCCTCGCTGCCGCGCTGTCCGGACGCGACATCAAGGTGGCCTCCATCCTGCGACGCTCCGACGCGCTCGGCCTCGTCGCCCACGGCGACGCGGAGGAGCGCCACCTGCGCACCCCGAGCGAGGCCCACGACCTGATCGCCATCGCCCTCGCCGGGCGCGCGGCAGAGGCGCAGGAGCTGGGCGAGGCGTCGAGTGGGATCTCGTCGGACCTCGCCCTCGCCACGACCATCGCTTGCCAACTCGTCGGCCAACTGGGCGGGGGTGACAGCCTGCTCAGCCTCGACGCCGCGGCGATGCCCGCGGCAGGCAACCTGGTGGCCAAGGTCGTCGCCGACGAACGCTGCCGCTCCCAGGTAGAGGCGTTGCTCGGCCGGGGGGCCGATCGCGCGGGATGCGTGGTGCTCGAGCACCGCGCAGCCCTGATGGCCATCGCCGACGCGCTCGAGGAGCGCGACGAGCTCTCGGGTGCAGAGGTGCTCGCCATCGTCGCCGAGCATGCGGGCGACCAAGCGGCGGGGGTGGCGGCGCGGCCTATGGGCTCGTAG
- a CDS encoding murein L,D-transpeptidase, producing MSGRKAILATLCVLLGISAAGCSSGASGAGQSDSTHAGSAPERPTASGSPTSRATTTTTVARATTTSAPTTTVAPTTTAAPTTTAPTTTVAPAPSADGLSPLQPPLGAIGAADGDEAARVQQRLLDLGFWVAAVDGDYGLTTRQGVMAFQKYTGLAPTGEVDATTASWLGAMVHRVRARSTSGTLVEVDKDRQLLFVVDDGHTVLALNTSTGSGQYYRERNQNDPSRWETGRSITRSGRFEVYREREQGWWDGDLGSIYRPKYFSGGIAIHGSNSIPGYPASHGCVRVSVPAMDMIWASGLVPRGRAVWVYGADDEAETPPPSVPVTNPPATNPPATNPPATDPPPTSPPTPSTTPPTTAPPTSPPPTSAPTTTPPATTPPPTTPPPTTSP from the coding sequence ATGTCCGGTCGGAAAGCGATTCTCGCCACGCTCTGCGTCCTGCTCGGCATCTCGGCCGCGGGGTGCTCTTCTGGCGCGTCGGGTGCCGGCCAGTCCGACTCGACGCACGCCGGCTCCGCACCCGAGCGCCCGACGGCGTCGGGCTCACCGACGAGCCGGGCGACGACCACCACCACCGTCGCCCGAGCCACCACCACTTCTGCGCCGACCACCACGGTCGCACCGACGACGACGGCTGCCCCGACGACGACTGCCCCGACGACCACGGTCGCGCCGGCGCCCTCCGCCGACGGACTGAGCCCGCTCCAGCCGCCGCTTGGCGCGATCGGGGCCGCCGACGGCGACGAGGCGGCCCGCGTGCAGCAACGCCTGCTCGACCTCGGGTTCTGGGTCGCCGCCGTCGACGGCGACTACGGGCTCACCACTCGCCAGGGCGTGATGGCGTTCCAGAAGTACACCGGGCTCGCCCCGACCGGCGAGGTCGACGCCACCACCGCGTCGTGGCTCGGCGCAATGGTCCATCGGGTGAGGGCGCGGTCCACGTCGGGGACGCTGGTGGAGGTCGACAAGGACCGCCAGCTGCTGTTTGTCGTCGACGACGGCCACACGGTGTTGGCACTCAACACGTCGACGGGCAGCGGGCAGTACTACCGCGAGCGGAATCAGAACGACCCGAGCCGGTGGGAGACCGGGCGCTCGATCACCCGCTCGGGCCGGTTCGAGGTGTACCGCGAGCGCGAACAGGGCTGGTGGGACGGCGACCTCGGCAGCATCTACCGGCCGAAGTACTTCAGCGGCGGCATCGCCATCCACGGTTCGAACAGCATCCCGGGCTACCCGGCATCGCACGGCTGCGTACGGGTGAGCGTGCCGGCGATGGACATGATCTGGGCGTCGGGGTTGGTGCCGCGCGGCCGCGCGGTGTGGGTGTACGGCGCAGACGACGAGGCCGAGACCCCGCCACCGTCGGTGCCGGTGACGAACCCCCCGGCGACGAACCCGCCGGCGACGAACCCGCCGGCGACGGATCCGCCGCCGACGAGCCCGCCGACCCCGTCGACGACGCCGCCCACCACTGCGCCGCCGACGAGTCCGCCGCCCACAAGTGCGCCGACGACCACCCCGCCGGCGACCACCCCTCCGCCTACTACCCCGCCGCCTACTACGAGCCCATAG
- a CDS encoding 1,4-dihydroxy-2-naphthoyl-CoA synthase has product MGGVPVSPAEPAPTVSELFDPEAWQQVPGFESFDDITYHRARDHGTVRIAFDRPEVRNAFRPRTVDELFTALDHARQSTDVGCVLLTGNGPSPRDGGWAFCSGGDQRIRGRDGYRYAEGDTAETIDHGRSGRLHILEVQRLIRFMPKVVVAVVPGWAAGGGHSLHVVCDLTIASREHARFKQTDADVASFDGGFGSAYLARQVGQKFAREVFFLGREYTAEDAQRMGMVNAVVAHAELERVALEWAAMVNAKSPTAQRMLKFAFNLIDDGLVGQQVFAGEATRLAYMTDEAAEGRASFLEKRDPDWSPYPWYF; this is encoded by the coding sequence ATGGGGGGCGTGCCCGTATCCCCTGCAGAGCCCGCACCGACCGTGTCCGAGCTGTTCGACCCCGAGGCGTGGCAGCAGGTGCCCGGTTTCGAGTCGTTCGACGACATCACCTACCACAGGGCGCGCGATCACGGCACGGTGCGGATCGCCTTCGACCGGCCCGAGGTGCGCAACGCGTTCCGGCCGCGCACCGTCGACGAGCTGTTCACGGCGCTCGACCACGCGCGGCAGAGCACCGATGTCGGCTGCGTGCTGCTCACCGGCAACGGGCCATCTCCCCGAGACGGCGGCTGGGCCTTCTGCAGCGGCGGCGACCAGCGCATCCGCGGGCGCGACGGCTACCGCTACGCCGAAGGCGACACGGCCGAGACGATCGATCACGGGCGCTCGGGCAGGCTGCACATCCTCGAAGTGCAGCGCCTGATCCGGTTCATGCCGAAGGTGGTCGTCGCCGTGGTGCCGGGCTGGGCGGCCGGCGGGGGGCACAGCCTGCACGTGGTCTGCGACTTGACCATCGCCAGCCGTGAGCACGCGCGCTTCAAGCAGACCGATGCCGACGTGGCCAGCTTCGACGGCGGGTTCGGCTCGGCCTACCTGGCTCGACAGGTGGGCCAGAAGTTCGCGCGTGAGGTGTTCTTCCTCGGCCGCGAGTACACCGCCGAGGACGCCCAGCGCATGGGCATGGTCAACGCCGTCGTGGCCCACGCCGAGCTCGAGCGCGTCGCTCTCGAGTGGGCGGCGATGGTGAACGCGAAGAGCCCCACCGCCCAGCGGATGTTGAAGTTCGCGTTCAACCTGATCGACGACGGGCTGGTCGGCCAGCAGGTCTTCGCGGGCGAGGCGACGCGACTCGCGTACATGACCGACGAGGCCGCCGAAGGCAGGGCGTCGTTCCTCGAGAAGCGCGACCCCGACTGGTCGCCTTACCCCTGGTACTTCTGA
- the purU gene encoding formyltetrahydrofolate deformylase, with translation MAASAVLLLSCPDQRGVVAAVADFIVRHAGNILHAEQHIDDVERVFFQRVEFDLDGFALARSEIEPAFSPVATRFGMHVQLRFSDERPKMALLASRQPHCLYDMLTRWRTGELPADIVAVVDNHPDHADFCEHVGVPYIHLPVRPATKADQERRILDELAARGADLVVLARYMQILSPAFVAAYPNRMINIHHSFLPAFVGANPYRQAHDRGVKLIGATAHYVTEDLDEGPILEQEVVRVSHRDSVAELTRKGRDLETIVLARAVRTHLEHRVLVYGRKTVVFS, from the coding sequence GTGGCGGCTTCCGCGGTCCTGCTCCTGTCGTGCCCCGACCAGCGCGGCGTCGTCGCCGCCGTCGCGGACTTCATCGTCCGCCACGCGGGGAACATCCTCCATGCCGAGCAGCACATCGACGACGTGGAGCGGGTCTTCTTCCAGCGCGTCGAGTTCGACCTCGACGGCTTCGCGCTGGCCCGCAGCGAGATCGAGCCGGCGTTCTCCCCCGTCGCCACCCGGTTCGGGATGCACGTGCAGCTCAGGTTCAGCGACGAACGACCGAAGATGGCCCTGCTGGCCAGCCGCCAGCCGCATTGCCTGTACGACATGTTGACCCGCTGGCGTACCGGCGAGCTGCCCGCCGACATCGTCGCCGTCGTCGACAACCATCCCGACCACGCCGACTTCTGCGAGCACGTCGGCGTTCCCTACATCCACCTGCCGGTACGGCCCGCCACGAAGGCGGACCAAGAGCGGCGCATCCTCGACGAGCTCGCCGCGCGAGGAGCAGACCTCGTCGTGCTCGCTCGCTACATGCAGATCCTCTCCCCCGCGTTCGTCGCCGCGTATCCGAACCGGATGATCAACATCCACCATTCGTTCCTGCCCGCCTTCGTCGGGGCGAATCCCTATCGCCAGGCGCACGACCGCGGGGTGAAGCTGATCGGGGCCACGGCGCACTACGTCACCGAAGACCTCGACGAAGGGCCGATCCTGGAGCAAGAGGTGGTGCGCGTCTCGCACCGCGACTCCGTGGCCGAGCTCACCCGCAAGGGGCGCGACCTGGAGACGATCGTGCTCGCGCGTGCGGTCCGTACTCACCTCGAGCACCGCGTGCTCGTCTACGGGCGCAAGACGGTGGTGTTCTCCTGA
- a CDS encoding crotonase/enoyl-CoA hydratase family protein, which yields MEYTEIDYSVADGVATITLDRPEHLNAFTTTMMRETIDAFDQVDADDAVRAVVVTGRGRGFCAGADLSAGGDTFAHGGSDVQSEARVTRDGGGLLTLRIFRCLKPVIAAVNGPAVGVGATMTLPMDIRLASHTAKFGFVFARRGIVPEACSSWFLPRVVGISRAAEWCYTGRVFPATEALEAGLVRSTHAPDELLPAALQIAAEIATHTAPVSVSLTRQMLWRMLGASHPMDAHRVDSRAINVRGASADAREGVLSFLEKRPASFPMKVSDGLPDVFPDWTEPKFS from the coding sequence ATGGAGTACACCGAGATCGACTACTCCGTCGCCGATGGCGTCGCGACGATCACGCTCGACCGCCCGGAGCACCTCAACGCGTTCACGACGACGATGATGCGCGAGACGATCGACGCGTTCGACCAGGTCGATGCCGACGACGCGGTCCGCGCGGTCGTCGTCACCGGGCGGGGCAGGGGGTTCTGCGCCGGGGCCGACCTGTCCGCCGGCGGCGACACGTTCGCTCACGGCGGCAGCGATGTGCAGAGCGAGGCCCGCGTGACGCGCGACGGCGGTGGGCTCCTGACGCTGCGCATCTTCAGATGCCTGAAGCCGGTGATCGCCGCGGTCAACGGGCCTGCGGTCGGTGTCGGGGCCACGATGACGCTGCCGATGGACATCCGGCTCGCCTCGCACACCGCCAAGTTCGGGTTCGTGTTCGCCCGCCGGGGAATCGTGCCCGAGGCTTGTTCGAGCTGGTTCCTGCCCCGCGTCGTCGGCATCTCCCGGGCAGCGGAGTGGTGCTACACCGGCCGGGTCTTCCCTGCGACGGAGGCGCTCGAAGCCGGACTGGTGCGCAGCACACACGCCCCCGACGAGCTGCTCCCCGCTGCGCTCCAGATCGCCGCCGAGATCGCCACCCATACGGCGCCGGTCTCGGTGTCGCTCACCCGTCAGATGCTCTGGCGGATGCTCGGCGCGTCGCATCCGATGGATGCGCACCGCGTCGACTCCCGGGCGATCAACGTGCGCGGCGCGAGCGCGGACGCCCGCGAGGGCGTGCTGTCGTTCCTCGAGAAGAGGCCTGCGTCGTTCCCGATGAAGGTGAGCGACGGCCTGCCCGACGTGTTCCCCGACTGGACCGAGCCCAAGTTCTCCTGA
- a CDS encoding ABC transporter permease: MLSRISYALRETWASFQRNVTLTAAAIVTSAVSLLLVGATFLIQKGFDNLLTRWKGDVELIVFVRPDATSDQIALIEESLRSQPSIIDVEQLRFLDQQESYEEAQKLLAGDPGTLRLITPQNIPSQFKVVPITDDADLLRGLGEQFRELPGVYDVAYAQDVFDVVSRVSRFIRVVTSVMSVVLLSVAIGLIWNTIRTAMFARRREIEVMKLVGATNWFIRIPFMLEGLLQGLIGGVLACLGLWGLNSAWTGAVRDFNDTELAALVVTSGYERYVMVLLLVIGAAAGAIGSGIAASRFLDV; this comes from the coding sequence ATGCTGTCCAGGATCAGCTATGCGCTGCGCGAGACGTGGGCGAGCTTCCAGCGCAACGTCACGCTCACCGCGGCCGCGATCGTCACCTCCGCGGTGTCGCTGCTGCTCGTCGGCGCGACGTTCCTGATCCAGAAGGGGTTCGACAACCTCCTCACCCGTTGGAAGGGCGACGTCGAGCTGATCGTGTTCGTTCGCCCCGACGCGACGTCCGACCAGATCGCGCTGATCGAGGAGTCGTTGCGTTCGCAACCGTCGATCATCGACGTCGAACAGCTCCGCTTCCTCGACCAGCAGGAGAGCTACGAGGAGGCCCAGAAGCTGCTCGCCGGCGATCCGGGCACGCTGCGGCTGATCACGCCGCAGAACATCCCGTCGCAGTTCAAGGTGGTGCCGATCACCGACGATGCCGACCTGTTGCGCGGCCTAGGCGAGCAGTTCCGCGAGTTACCGGGGGTCTACGACGTCGCGTACGCGCAAGACGTGTTCGACGTCGTCTCCCGTGTCTCCCGATTCATCAGGGTGGTGACGTCGGTGATGTCGGTGGTGCTGCTCTCGGTTGCCATCGGGCTCATCTGGAACACGATCCGCACGGCGATGTTCGCCCGCCGCCGCGAGATCGAGGTGATGAAGCTGGTCGGCGCGACCAACTGGTTCATCCGCATCCCGTTCATGCTCGAAGGCCTGTTGCAGGGCCTGATCGGCGGTGTCCTCGCGTGTCTCGGGCTGTGGGGGCTCAACTCCGCGTGGACCGGTGCGGTGCGTGACTTCAACGACACCGAGCTGGCCGCCCTCGTCGTCACCTCCGGCTACGAGCGCTACGTGATGGTGCTGCTGCTCGTGATCGGTGCTGCCGCAGGAGCCATCGGGTCGGGCATCGCCGCCTCCCGCTTCCTCGACGTCTGA
- the ftsE gene encoding cell division ATP-binding protein FtsE has product MIRLENVSKIYNNEVTALRDASFDIPKGEFVFLVGPSGSGKSTLLRVMNRQERPEKGTVWVAGRNVNEMPDSKVPYLRRNIGNIFQDYKLLTNKTVSENVAFALEVIGKPKHVIRQQVPAVLELVGLAGKGERFPHQLSGGEQQRVSIARAFVNRPLILLADEPTGNLDPSTGEGIMRLLDRIGKTGTTVVMATHDQRIVNMMRRRVIQLDRGIIVRDQARGVYD; this is encoded by the coding sequence ATGATCCGCCTCGAGAACGTCTCGAAGATCTACAACAACGAGGTCACCGCGCTTCGTGACGCGAGCTTCGACATCCCGAAGGGCGAGTTCGTGTTCCTCGTCGGTCCCTCGGGCTCGGGCAAGTCCACCCTGCTGCGGGTGATGAACCGCCAGGAGCGCCCCGAGAAGGGCACGGTGTGGGTCGCCGGGCGCAACGTCAACGAGATGCCGGACTCGAAGGTGCCCTACTTGCGCCGCAACATCGGCAACATCTTCCAGGACTACAAGCTGTTGACGAACAAGACCGTCTCGGAGAACGTCGCCTTCGCGCTGGAGGTGATCGGCAAGCCCAAGCACGTCATCCGCCAACAGGTACCGGCGGTGCTCGAGCTGGTCGGCCTCGCGGGCAAGGGCGAACGCTTTCCTCACCAGCTCTCGGGCGGCGAGCAGCAGCGTGTCTCGATCGCCCGCGCGTTCGTTAACCGGCCGCTCATCCTGCTCGCCGACGAGCCCACCGGGAACCTCGACCCGAGCACCGGCGAGGGGATCATGCGCCTGCTCGACCGCATCGGCAAGACCGGCACCACCGTGGTGATGGCCACCCACGACCAGCGGATCGTGAACATGATGCGCCGCCGGGTGATCCAGCTCGACAGAGGGATCATCGTGCGTGACCAGGCCAGAGGGGTGTACGACTGA
- the prfB gene encoding peptide chain release factor 2 — translation MRDFTDDLRDLRRRLDEARTYLKIDAGRDRLVELEDEIGRPDLWDDQERAKKVNTEYANVKGDVDEYDRLAAELDDAEVLHELARDEDDASQEPEIETAAASVGRKLHQLELRSLFTGEHDELDAIVQINAKDGGVDAQDWSEMLLRMYSRWAERRGFAIEIDGISEGTEAGILSAEFTLHGRYAYGLMSAERGTHRLVRISPFDNQGRRQTSFAAVQVWPVMDDPDVEVNESDIRMEVFRASGAGGQHVNKTSSAVRLIHEPTGLVASSQEERSQLQNREKALGRLRAMIAAKVEEERQDELDQIAGKQAQVGWGSQIRSYVLQPYQMVKDLRTSIEVGNVEAVLDGDIDELIEGYLRLRRAGDGN, via the coding sequence ATGCGCGACTTCACCGACGACCTGCGCGATCTGCGCCGCCGACTGGACGAAGCGCGTACGTATCTGAAGATCGACGCCGGCCGCGATCGCCTCGTCGAGCTCGAGGACGAGATCGGCCGACCCGATCTCTGGGACGACCAGGAGCGCGCGAAGAAGGTCAACACCGAGTACGCCAACGTGAAGGGCGACGTCGACGAGTACGACCGCCTCGCGGCCGAGCTCGACGACGCCGAGGTGCTCCACGAGCTCGCTCGCGACGAGGACGACGCCAGCCAGGAGCCCGAGATCGAGACGGCAGCCGCATCGGTCGGGCGCAAGCTGCACCAGCTCGAGCTGCGCAGCCTGTTCACCGGCGAGCACGACGAGCTCGACGCGATCGTGCAGATCAACGCGAAGGACGGCGGTGTCGACGCGCAGGACTGGAGCGAGATGCTGCTGCGCATGTACTCGCGCTGGGCCGAGCGGCGGGGGTTCGCGATCGAGATCGACGGCATCTCGGAGGGCACCGAGGCCGGGATCCTCTCGGCCGAGTTCACCCTGCACGGCCGCTACGCGTACGGCTTGATGTCCGCCGAACGCGGCACGCACCGTCTGGTCAGGATCAGCCCGTTCGACAACCAGGGGCGCCGCCAGACCAGCTTCGCCGCGGTGCAGGTGTGGCCGGTGATGGACGACCCCGACGTCGAGGTGAACGAGTCGGACATCCGCATGGAGGTGTTCCGCGCCTCGGGCGCAGGAGGCCAGCACGTCAACAAGACGTCGTCGGCGGTGCGCCTCATCCACGAGCCGACGGGCCTCGTCGCGAGCTCGCAGGAGGAGCGCAGCCAGCTCCAGAACCGGGAGAAGGCGCTCGGCCGGTTGCGGGCGATGATCGCCGCGAAGGTCGAAGAGGAGCGCCAGGACGAGCTCGACCAGATCGCCGGCAAGCAGGCCCAGGTCGGGTGGGGCAGCCAGATCCGCTCCTACGTGCTGCAGCCGTACCAGATGGTGAAGGACCTGCGCACGAGCATCGAGGTGGGCAACGTCGAGGCCGTGCTCGACGGCGACATCGACGAGCTGATCGAGGGCTACCTGCGCCTCCGGCGGGCGGGTGACGGCAACTGA